AAATTATATGGGATAACTAGCTTATGTTTATCACTATAACTTTCTGCAAATGCAAGTGATATATTTGATGATCCTTTTCTTTATCCACTATTGTTAGCAGCTTGCACCATGTGATTGTAACCAGAGCTGAATTTTCATTTGCAGCGAACAAAGTGCGCCAATACATGTAGTCACCTATAAATCTTCACTGGCAAGACGTTAAGAGAATCCTACATCTTAGTGGCACCTTTTCTTGGGCTTACCTTCACTGAATCTCCTACTTTTAACATCACTACATCTTGTGATTGTTATTTGGGCTCTGATATTGATGACTGTAAATTGACCTCGAGACTGCATCTTTGTTAAAGCTAACTTGGCATCATGGTCTTCAAAGAAGTAACATGTGTTGATtataagtgtgaggtgaagtcccacatcgggtagaagtggaaaggttgaacaccatataagtgaggagaagacaCATAAACCTGAGCCAGGTTTTGAGTTAGAGTGTGGTGTTAAGTCTCATTATGTGGTGGCTCTTGGTCCACAGGTGTATCCCTCGAATCtccccaacaattggtatcagagcctaggTGAATGATTTGAATTCGAACAGATATAGCAAAGTTTTTTAGCGGAAGGGAATGATCGGTCTATTATTTACTATTTGGGTACATTTtcgtctttttattttttttcttgcatgcATGCCCGCGTAATGGCGGAAAATGGGTAATGTACTCTTCCGGTCTCTTCTTGCCGTTATCTAtttttcaaaagtataaaaaaaacattaacaacTAAAAACAAAGGTTATtattggaaaagaaaaataaatagtgaTATATAGAGAGGATCAATTGATACTgtgtaaaaaatttacacttagGCCATTTAATAGGGACtaaaattgaactttttaaattatagaaaaatcgaaagcatattttacttttttaaattaatattcatatttgttacaaaaataattatgtggTTAACGCGCGATATTTCATGTGTATAATAATGTCATATCgtcatttcctttttttcaattgttttcttatatatgtttaaattaaatattaaaatcaaataagttaaatattttttattcttataaatataatagtttTTACTTGtagttcttatatataaaatattttttatgatacttgtaattaatatctaaacctgtcctttttttttataacactcTTGTAAAAACCCCACGTAAAACACCCCACAGGCACCCATATGAACATTGActtttttgttgtatttgtttttttatgttggAGCAGTAAAAATAAGTTGTATTGGACAAGAGGTTTGAATGTGTTTGCGTGTGTAATGCTGTGAGTAATATAGTGACAGTGACACCATTGTCATGGAAGTTCGTGGGATTTCAGGGGGTTGATGTAAGTAATTAATGCACTGGCTCAAGCTTGTTTATTATGCAAGGGGTTAAACATGTTATTTTCTCTGCAGCTACTTATTAAATACAATAAGGGACCATATAAAGAAATTTCTTTATAGAGGTGGGATTCAGACTTACTTTGGTTCTATCAAGTCTTGGgatgtatatatattgtttttactTGCTTTGGTGTGTTGGAAtttagagagaaaagaaaggaattgatAAGCTGCtagcattattatttttattacaaaattccAAATTTGGGAAAAGTAGGAAGCCCATGTGTTAATGCTCTTTATCCTACTTCCTTTGCTTTGGCTTGGGCTTATTTTGCTTCATCTTCACTATCTTGCTGTTAATGTAAGGCTTGCTTGCCTTTGTACATAACAATGGAACCTTGCTTCAGCAGCTAAAAGTAACATACCAGCACGAGCGTTAACTTCTGCATAAATGCGAATTATTCTTACTATCCAATCAAGCTTTAATAAATTTCTatagaaaagataagattatgATCATCTAATGATGTGGtagtttttatatcttttaattaaCTATTGTTTAGTTGATGGgatttctgttttatttttagtgttACAAGGAACCTTATATCACCTTCATATTTTGAATTAGTTTATTAGACTTATATCACATTAGGCGGTTTCAACTTAAGTTTAAACAACAAAACCAATTCATAATTAAAAGACTGAAATTTATTGATTCAGTTATAAATTAATACGATTTTTTGAAACAGTCGTTGTAAGCATCGAGGATAAAACACTGTTTACATAGTCCAATCACAATAGCCGTTGTAAAGTACTAATAGTATATtcaatacctatacatacattATATGCCTATAACTAAGACAACCACACATTGTATACCATATTGTATTAAAGGATAACTACAAAACCCCTTTTTTAAATGTTACTCCTACTACTAATTTGATTGACAGAGTCAGAGATTGATCTGTAAACTAGATCTTCTTAGCTGTGATATTGGGAGACAACCATACATTCCAGCTTGCGGCttttgaataaagaaagttGACTTGTGTAGTGCCGTGGCGATTGCTATTTTGTCAGTTTCAGAAGAATCAGAACTCATCACATaattaaacaaagaaagagGATAGGAAGTGTTTACTAGGTAAACTCAAAGGAAATTGTCACGCTGCATAAATTAGGCACGTGACTTCACAACTTAGCCAATAGCCGCCACCATAATCTTTATATGAAAGGAATCAACCGGATTGGGGTCCTGTTTGTAACTTGGTCCACACTCATGCATATATATGGATGCAGTAAAATTTTTTTGagacaaataataaaactttaagATGATTTGATTCTCACATAAATActttttgggaaaaaaatgataaattttaagtgTGATTAAGTTTAAATTTAGAGTCAgtttcatattaaaataaatatttatattaataaaataaataattttttatttttattgtgtttgtttaaattgattaaactttaaaaaatgttttttttatattaagaaccaaatcctatttttttaaatacttattttaacattattttttaaagtttaaataaaacTCACTTAGTCTCATAATTAAGTTAAAGAACTGAAATTACAAAGATATATACTACAGAAATTTACCAGAAAGTAAAAAAGTACGTACCATTAATTATATAAGGtggttaaaaatgatttaaaaacaactttaactagaaaaatgtttttttttaatgtatgttAAATTAAACGCTAGCTAGGTTTGACGATGTCGGGACAAATGCTAACATTAAGTAATTATTGCCTGGCACTTCTCTTTCCATGAgtgttttattatttactatACTTTTTAATATCGTCTTATTTTTTATCCGATGGAGTATAAAGTCAAATCAATCTAGAAGTACTATTTGGCCCAgctaattaaatataaagacGATAAGTGTTCACACTAACATCTCACCCTCACACTTTGTTGAGTATAAATGAAAGTGACGAGAAAGAATTTGACGAAAAAGaagatgagaagaagaagatctaGAAGTACTATTTGGCCCAgctaattaaatataaagacGATAAGTGTTCACACTAAACATCTCACCCTCACACTTTGTTGAGTATAAATGAAAGTGACGAGAAAGAATTTGACGAAAAAGaagatgagaagaagaagagaatctTCTCCAATTGGTTTCACAAAGAAATTGGTAGGGAATTGAAATAGAAAGTAAACAACGTGGGCTTCACAAAATTTtcagtcttttattttttgtaaagaaaGTCGATATAGAGAAAGACGATCTTCTATTGCTATTATGTTAATACTTTGTGTGTGCTTAATCTAATAATAATGAAGATCGTCGTGCAATTCAATAAATGATACGAGTACTATTTTATAGTGTTGAGGCCAATATAAAAGGCAAAAACTCTATCCACGTTTGGAGCACTAGCTATATTATTTCTAGGATAATTGTATTAAGCAAgcgaagaaaaaaatattattgagagATTATGAATgttgaaaaaataagaagagaaagcagaatgaaagaaaaatatgttatttatttagatGAATGGAAGagtgagaagaaaaaatgaaaatgaatgtagtttttaagctttttttcttcaataatatTTGAAACTTGAATTATGACTTTATATCCttaatatttctctttttcGCGTCTGCATCGTAGTACCACAACATACTACGATGACGGAaggtgaattaattaaaatagttgtTGTGCATGCAAAAAGTGAAGTGGTGAATTAACGGTGACGGAAGTAATGATAAAAGGCATAACCTTTTTTCCTTACGCTTGTGTCACGTATGGATTGGCTCAGTCTTGGAAATGGATATGTACCACGTTAGTTTCACTCCTCCGTAGTCCTACGTAGTACGTACGTATACACCTCACAGGCTCACATCCATCGTTTATAAATTACTATTTCTCTCGCATTCCATAGAGCTAATCTCCTAGTCCCAAACTCCtcccttcttctcttcttccaaCTTCTGTTAAACTTGGCATATTCTCCACCTCTCACTCAAGTAATTaatcctaatttttttatttttcttcaaatctgTATACTCTCTACACTGACAGAAACCCTTCtgtttcttgttcttttttctttttcagaacctgctctcttttctcttttttcttttttcttcttctgatttTCACAGATCCGATCCAAACTATAGAGAATGTCAGAAACACCCCAAAGGAAGAAAGCGAGCCTTCCCCCAAAACGAGGTCAGATCAAGGCTCAAATTTTTACTAGCCTTGTGAATTCAGTGGCCTCCACTATCTCAAAAACAGGGGAATCGCTTCGAAACGTGATTGGAAATGGGGGCGGTTCAGGTTCTGCATCTTCTACCCCACCCCCAAGTAGTGGCTACAACTCTGAGGCCAACTCCTCCGATGTCACCTAGAATCAATCAAGTGGCTTTTTTCTACGTGGCTTAACCAATGTTTTTGCTGGTTGACCAGGAACTTTTCCGTAAACTCTGCTACTGCTAGTGTTGTTTTTGAGAGATGACAGAACTAGAGGAGCTACGTACCTACCCTGTCTTTTATCGTTGTTACCCTTTATGCTTTAGGGATTAGGATACTCGGGCCGTCGCGCGTATCTTATGTTATGGCATGTACTTTTTTCTTGCAGCTATAATATTACTATTACGAAACTTTTCCCAGgaaaaaaactagagaaaaaATACTGTATTATATCAAATTAGTCTTGCTTTATTTTTTGCAGTTTTGCCTATCAATTTGGTTTCTccggaaaaaaagaaaaacacatgaCATGATTTTTCGCCATGGGTGCCTAGTTCAATATGGAGACTGGGAATCTGTTCAAAAAATTGATCgccttatgttttttaattaattaaaattctgGAAAAGAAGCAACTGGGAACGGCCTTTACACTAGGGCAAATAATAATGACACGACCGGATTACAATTTAATTTCGAAAAGTACCTTTTGCTCGCTTTCTTTCATAGTACCTTcggcttatttatttatttattattatttaagtacCTTTCTGCCTTATTTTCATCCTATCGGAAAAAAGAGGCccaattttacatatatataatattgtataATGAATATGAGGTGAAGatgaaaagtttaaaattaaagtataaagaacaacataaataatatcaaaataatattttagataagatttaaataatattatcaataaaatgataataaaattaataaacatcTAGGTGTAATATAAATTTGTACAAATTCAACGATGTcaagttatattttattattatcggaaacttatttttaaaataatatatacttataatatattttcagaataaatatatgttattttgaagaaaatatttccagaaatgaaaaaaaattctaatgaaTGTATtcctttaagaaaaaaaaagatataatgaataattaacGGGTAAGAAGGGGTATAAGGTGTTCAGGTAATAGGCCCAAACATAAATTCGGAGATAATTGTGAAAAGCGCCCGTTCTTTTTCCCCCCTTTTCTATTCTATTGTACTTCACTGGGCACTGACGACTTGacaaatttaatgattaatgaTGGTAGAATGtttgttaaagaaaaaataattttatagagAGTTTAATTTATCAAgggttttagttaaaaaaatacttaaatttttattataaatttttagtatttatctTCAGTTTTtgcagatatatatatatatatatatatatatatatatatatatatataatattatactttttcaAGTAttgttaaagtaatttttttattaattaatgaagatattaagtataattttaaaataattattataaaaattaataattttattatatatgataatttataattaaattatgatttagtttttatttttagattgtcacgtatctaaattaatttttaatatgtttatataACAGTTTTAGTATAAATATGCTAAAAAGATCTAATTCAGTTATATGTGAAAtgttgtaaatattttaatacaaatACATTGAAGAAATTTAACTAACAAACATTTACACTGTAATAATAAACCTtggaaatatttaattttttgtgtgtaaaattCTTAACAATGAGAAGCGGAATCAATTGACCCGCGTCAAATCCGATAAAGATACTTATTTGTAAATTGAAGCTTAGTGTTTCTTTCAAGTGTCCATCCCGTGTCCGGAAGCCAAAGCAGCCACACAAGACAAAGTGCCAAACTCAGTCTTAAGATGATGAGTcatctcataattaattaaattaaaagaaaagaaaacacgaAACTTGGGCAACAAGACTGCTACAGGAAACTACGCTATAAAACTCTCTTCTGCAACCACTCACACCTCACACTTCTACTTGAaaacttcttccttttctttccccCCAAAAAAATTCTGCTTCGAATCCCATGGTTCCAGCAAGAGCCACTCAAATGGTTCAGCCGAGGAGAGGTCGAATCAAGATTATGGTGTTCAAGAGCGTCGCCGCGGTGTTGTCGTGTTCCGGTCGTCGGAAGGAGAAGGACAAGGAGACTCTCGCCGCTCCTCTCAGCTCAACTTCCAGTGGCTATAGTTCTTCTGAATCTCTCAACTCTCACACCGGGTCCCACAGATTCTCGATTTCAACCACTTCTTATTAGAGACACCTTCACTTTATTATACTACTactgtatatatatgtatatagttttgtccaatttaatttttaatggcTTGATgtcttggttctttttttattctaatgttAATGTGGATATAGTTGTTGatgttgtaaataaaatttcGCAGCTTATGAGTTTTATCTCCTTAtagactcttttttttcctttcttctttgctctaattaaattaaatggttACAAAGTTGAAAGCAAAAATCCCCATTATTCCGGTGCTTTTCTATTGACCATCGGAGCTTGCTAATCATCGACGTCTCCTTGTTTgaacaagtaaagaaaaaacaaaagctCTCAAGGAGCACGGAACGACTTGGGACCAATgattatttagttattaaaaaaataccaatgcTGATTCAGACTTTATCGATATTTTTGTATTACCATACCTAACTGACTCATTGCTCGAATTACTAAACTAGTTTTCTAACTTTATGTTAGGATATAAGGGTGGAAATCtagagaaaataaatacaaaaaagaagaagaagaagatacaGGATAGATAAAATTTGAAGtcgatttaaattaaatttatgttgtaTAGATTGACAGAATTTGGAAatgaaataatttcaatttttatctcATTTGTTTGGATAtattaaaaaggaaacaaaggGAAATAAGTCTACCGAAGAAAATACACATTTGTCTTTagcctaaaaaaaattagatcacACACATAAATCAATTTTCAAGGGGTAGAAAGGGAATTCGAAATATCTAGGCCTTTTCCACTTAAATTTCAGGCCGAAAATGGAGTGAACGTATTTCATTCGGGactcaagttttttttccttatattcatacaactatttttttttttttttttcatttcgttTTGTTGACGACAAACATAGACAAGTACTGCACCACCATGAATGttacaaatttttgtttaatttaacaagtcgacttttccttttttgtttcttggcTTCTGGTGTTGCTTTACAGTATTTTTTCATTGTTGTTTACACTCATCTTTTGTTATTGATGTTTTGCTGTAAGAATTATATTATAGTGCTTAATAATTTGATTGGTTCTCGTAGTTGAACGATTCTTACACATGAATGTCAGATCTTTCTAATTCCTAGAGctaaaaattatactaacaaCTCCCATTGGAGTTGCTCTAAAGCACACCCCAAAAACCTTTAGGTTTAGCAAAACAATTTTAAACTCAGGAAATTACAACTTTGGGAGAAAATCCAAACAATTCTCACTTAATTGAGAGAGATACTTAGTATAAATGAACTTCCTTAATGATATGCATCCGTAGTAATTGCCAAATTGATCCAGGTATGGAAGATTCCTCGTATTTTCTTTCCTTAGCGTCTGAACATAAACCCCAGATGTGAACTTTGTTTTATAAAAGAATGCAAATTGTAGGTCGCAATCATATTCGCGATAACCTCACGAGGCCAAGGACggcatttaataaaatatcattcttCTTCTAGATTCCAGCCGCAGTCCTACATTCTTCACTAAGCATTTGCTGTTTTACGTCGGAGTAGTCATCACTCAGTGATATCAAATTAGTGACGTAGGACTTGTGTTTGTCATTGACTATGCAGCACTATGTATCAAATAGATAATAGATAATGTGCCGGCAAGCAAGTTTCAATATGAGTTGGTTATCCAAGATTCGGAAAAAGGAATTAACTTGTTGAAGTTAAGGTTAAAtagtttaaatattatttgactttgattttttatgaaaataattattgatgaaaatttatatatttttaagtcaaattttaaattagtcaaattttttatcCCTTGTTGAAATAGAGGAGTAAGACAAAAGGAATATTAGTTGTTTAATGCATCCttaatacataatattttaatgacttaaatatgtttttatttttctaaaatgtggttaaatttagttttaattttaattttatttattagttacaATCATTATAAGATTCATATAGTTTTGAGTGCAATTATAACATCATTAATAATCGTGTTATGTGCTATAAATGTCGcagttttatagaaaaatatacatGTCTATGATATGCTTGCTCAATTTTTCCATGTGTCAAGGATAATTGATTGAAAAAGATAACTgatttattgtaaatttgttgATGTTATCTTCAATTtcataaaagttaaattataattttgttcttttatagttttaaatatgtgattttgattatttttaaattaagatatttagtTTTCCTATTATGGAAAACAGAAGAGgaagattaaaattatgaatttaaatgAGAAGGagactaaaattacaatttaacttaaaaaaaagaaaacagtaTGTGAATATATGCCGTTGAGTAAATTGTAATACTGAAGTGTTTGGGTAAAAAGGTTTGGGCCTAGCTCGATGGGCTAATCACTTTATGGGCTAAACGTTATTGGTCTGGATGTTGAGGGCAGAAATATGGGGAAGTGAGCAACAAACTATTGCTCTCACACTCTGCTGATTCAGAAGTTGCGAAAGGGAAAACCGTTGCAGCAATGAGCTTCCAACTCTTAACCAAGGCGAGAAAGCGAACTGTGTTTTCATATCTACTCTCACGCGCATTCTCTCACCGATCGGAACGGTTCGTCAATCGTGAAACCTCACATTGCTCGTTCTCTTTTTATATTGAATCATCACTTTCCTAACTTTATGGTTTCGAATACGTTAACTGATGTAGAGCTTGCAGGCCTACATTTGGCATCGCTTTCGACATCGACGGTGTCCTTTTGCTCGGAAACTCCCCCGTCGGTGGCTCTCCCGGAGCACTGAAAAGATTATACGACGCCGATGgtaaaccaaataaataaataaaaacaaactctctgttttcattttcgccATTTCTTATTCACTGTTATAGACTCATGAATTTCTTGATTTGTTTATGTTGTTAGGTAAATTGAAAATCCCTTACGTTTTCCTCACTAATGGTgagttcttctatttttataattgtttatctGTGCCGTTAAGTTTAGATGCATCTTTGAAATTGCCTTATTACATTAGTGTGGTTCAGTTAAGGCCTGTTTGAATAAGCTTCTTTAGAAGCACTTCTAagtgaagaaaataagaagaaatattgAGATGACTCATCTGCAAGTCCGGCCCTGCACTagtaatttgtttgaaataaagcgccaattttttaatgttaatttcaaattttaatgtaGGTGGTGGCTATCCTGAAGCTAAAAGAGCTTTTGAACTAAGTAAACTGTTGGGTATAAATGTCACACCTTCGCAGGTACGTTATATCCTTTGAAAGCATTAGATGAAAAAGTAGATATCTTAATgaacataagaaaatatttgatactTTCTTCATTTTGGCAATATGCGATAACCTATTGTAACtgacttttctttctcttcttccccTGCGTAGTGATATATAATGTGGGCTTGTTTGCATAAACTTCTCCATAAGCACTTTTGGGAGAaggaaattagaaaaaaaaaagaaataagcttCCCCTTAAGCTAAAATTAACTTGGTTAAAAATCAACTTTTGGGGAAGCTAGTAAGAGAAAACTTCtacaaattaacttatgcataaactaattttagcTTATAGAGAAGcctatttcatttttccttcttattttcttctcctagaaATACTTATAGAGAGGTTTATCTAAACAGGCTGCATATGTGTGTGGTTTTATTTCTCAGTTTGTTTGTTGCATGCACACGTGTCTCTGAAAAGTCACAAGTAATTGCCATTTCACATTGTTGCCCTAAATTCTGTTGACATTGCAAATGTTCTTCCCTTACCCAAACCTGATTGTTGTGCAGGTTTTACAGGGCCATTCTCCATTTAAACAATTGGTCAAGAGGTAGGCATACCGCATACACATCTTCTAATCTGGTtgcaaataaatatttcatgctGAAACCATCTTTTGCACATGATTTTACATGTTGAAACCAATAAGACTAACATGCAGTTTGGGGTCTTCGTGCCATTTCGTTGCATTATGTTTAtctcataatttctttttttactttacacAGATTTGAGAACGATCTCATTGTTGCTGTGGGAAAAGGGGAACCTGCAGCTGTGATGACAGAATATGGTTTTAGGTAAGGTTTTAAGATAACAGGCTTATTTGatgattaataaaaatgttgagtAAGCAATCTAACACCATCTTCTTGTTGATTGTTTCATTCAGATATGTTCTTTCAATTGATGAATATGCCTCATGCTTTGAAAACATTGATCCACTGGCTCCATACAAGAAATGGACAACCAAGCTGGCTGTTACACAGAATGCAAAGTTCAATGAGAGTGTTCCAAGGAATGATGTCTTCTCTAAAAGGGTTCAAGCAGCATTTGTAGTTAGTGACCCTGTTGATTGGAGCAGGGACATTCAGGTTACACAGATTTTATGAGTGATCCGTATGAACTTGCTTTCTTTTATCTTTCCTATTTATTTAGTGATGGATGTACAGGTTAGGAAGAACAATAATATTGTCTAACAGCTTATACCGGAAGCATTGGAAAGTTTAGCCATTGTGCAATCATTTTTTCCTCGCAAAGCAGCATGACTTGTATATGAAATTAAACAACACAATTACTAATTAGATAATAAATGGTTTTGGTCTCTTCCTTCATGGTGAACTAAATTGCTCATTGTTTTTTTGTGACATACGTGCTCGTTCAGGGATCAAAGCCATTTGCTTTGGTGAATATTCAATAGAGAAAAATGAGCTAGTGTTAGACTAAATCTATGTTTAGCTTTTAATACACTAGATATAATATCATGTACACTGCCAATTCTTGGAAAAGTAACTGAGAGTGGTCTGTGTTTAATTCATGGGCCTTGGCTTTgtcaaaatgaaatgaaatcaaaagaagcaaacaaaaaaatgagacACAGGAAAAGTCAATGCTAT
The nucleotide sequence above comes from Glycine soja cultivar W05 chromosome 11, ASM419377v2, whole genome shotgun sequence. Encoded proteins:
- the LOC114374880 gene encoding uncharacterized protein YKR070W isoform X2; amino-acid sequence: MSFQLLTKARKRTVFSYLLSRAFSHRSERPTFGIAFDIDGVLLLGNSPVGGSPGALKRLYDADGKLKIPYVFLTNGGGYPEAKRAFELSKLLGINVTPSQVLQGHSPFKQLVKRFENDLIVAVGKGEPAAVMTEYGFRYVLSIDEYASCFENIDPLAPYKKWTTKLAVTQNAKFNESVPRNDVFSKRVQAAFVVSDPVDWSRDIQVLCDILKTGGLPGRNVGPQPHIYFANDDLEYQTKFPSERLGMGAFRIALESIFNRIHPQSLEYTSFGKPHPSVFKNAEILLEKLVASLYDDFYDINHDNTSYFKTLYMIGDNPAVDIKGARQTGHPWFSILTRTGVFKGKENHDKFSADLVVDTVEEAVDYILTKECAS
- the LOC114374880 gene encoding uncharacterized protein YKR070W isoform X1, with protein sequence MSFQLLTKARKRTVFSYLLSRAFSHRSERACRPTFGIAFDIDGVLLLGNSPVGGSPGALKRLYDADGKLKIPYVFLTNGGGYPEAKRAFELSKLLGINVTPSQVLQGHSPFKQLVKRFENDLIVAVGKGEPAAVMTEYGFRYVLSIDEYASCFENIDPLAPYKKWTTKLAVTQNAKFNESVPRNDVFSKRVQAAFVVSDPVDWSRDIQVLCDILKTGGLPGRNVGPQPHIYFANDDLEYQTKFPSERLGMGAFRIALESIFNRIHPQSLEYTSFGKPHPSVFKNAEILLEKLVASLYDDFYDINHDNTSYFKTLYMIGDNPAVDIKGARQTGHPWFSILTRTGVFKGKENHDKFSADLVVDTVEEAVDYILTKECAS